A window of the Desulfobacula toluolica Tol2 genome harbors these coding sequences:
- the cas6 gene encoding CRISPR-associated endoribonuclease Cas6 translates to MILRIKITAITNQPAFFPYNYQYAVHSALYSLIQESSANYSSFLHDKGYVKDGINKLFKLFTFSKLNFSPKNNGNGGFYKVSKIQFVFSTIMEKSMRHLILGIFSNQKMMLNLSGQRHFFDIVNVDIQEDCQFTNTEKFICLSPITVSSIMIKEKGKRVQHFLNYMVPAERDHFVENLKKNLINKYETINNIPYENMKFPFQFHFENNYIVKRNGRISKLIEFKNNIKVKAMEAPFYIEADPELIKIGYDCGWGEKNSAGFGCVEKAAK, encoded by the coding sequence ATGATTTTGCGTATAAAAATAACAGCAATAACGAATCAACCGGCCTTTTTTCCCTATAATTATCAATATGCAGTTCATTCAGCTTTGTACTCTTTAATTCAAGAATCATCAGCAAACTATTCAAGTTTTTTACATGATAAAGGGTATGTAAAAGATGGCATCAATAAGCTTTTTAAACTATTTACCTTTTCAAAGCTCAACTTTAGTCCTAAAAATAATGGGAATGGCGGTTTTTATAAGGTTTCAAAAATACAATTTGTGTTTTCCACCATCATGGAAAAAAGCATGAGACATTTAATCCTCGGCATATTTTCAAATCAGAAAATGATGTTAAACTTGAGCGGGCAAAGACATTTTTTTGATATTGTAAATGTTGATATTCAGGAAGATTGTCAGTTTACCAATACTGAAAAATTTATTTGTTTGTCGCCCATAACCGTTTCAAGCATAATGATCAAAGAAAAAGGTAAAAGGGTGCAACATTTTTTAAACTATATGGTGCCCGCGGAAAGAGATCATTTTGTTGAAAATTTAAAGAAAAATCTTATTAACAAATATGAAACCATCAATAATATCCCATATGAAAATATGAAATTTCCTTTTCAGTTTCATTTTGAAAACAACTATATCGTAAAAAGAAATGGCAGAATATCAAAATTGATTGAATTTAAAAATAATATTAAAGTCAAAGCCATGGAAGCCCCTTTTTATATAGAGGCAGATCCTGAGTTAATTAAAATCGGGTATGATTGCGGATGGGGTGAAAAAAACAGCGCCGGTTTTGGTTGTGTTGAAAAAGCAGCAAAATAA